One window of Candidatus Binatia bacterium genomic DNA carries:
- a CDS encoding bifunctional folylpolyglutamate synthase/dihydrofolate synthase — protein MIATTYQELLDWLFALEARKGMDFKLERVELVLQGLGHPERKYPVIHIAGTNGKGSVAAMLHAMAGAAGLRAGLYTSPHLVRFTERIRVGEAEICPEEVVRLARDVHRAATLRGIDLTFFEFTTVLAFQYFADCEVPLAVIETGLGGRLDATNVVVPEVAVITSIGFDHQEFLGRSLASIAAEKAGIIKPGVPVVVGRVPPEAEVVILQRARAQGARVWRAGTDFDWSGTDRCWSFRGPRGELTNVTLALRGWHQCGNAAVAVAAAQALPEALQWSPYVWRAGLEGVHWPGRLEVVGENPLVILDGAHNLDGVRALLTALPECTQGRRVHLLFGVMADKDWPEMVELLAPHVASVIVTRPLPRRSADPERVASVWRERTQVRVEEDPRRAFEGLLATVDPGDAILVTGSLFLVGAVRSLTAVGERAWEGLANARAGV, from the coding sequence ATGATTGCAACCACGTACCAAGAGCTCTTGGATTGGTTGTTCGCTCTCGAGGCCCGAAAGGGGATGGATTTCAAGCTCGAGCGCGTCGAGCTGGTACTGCAGGGGCTTGGTCACCCCGAACGAAAGTACCCGGTGATCCACATTGCGGGAACCAACGGGAAGGGTTCTGTCGCCGCCATGCTGCACGCCATGGCCGGCGCCGCGGGGCTGCGTGCGGGCTTGTACACTTCGCCCCACCTCGTGCGGTTTACCGAGCGCATTCGCGTAGGCGAGGCGGAAATCTGTCCGGAAGAGGTGGTTCGCTTGGCGCGTGACGTCCACCGTGCAGCGACCTTGCGCGGGATCGACCTGACATTCTTCGAATTCACTACAGTTCTGGCATTTCAGTACTTTGCGGATTGTGAGGTCCCCTTGGCCGTGATCGAGACGGGTCTGGGCGGGCGCCTCGATGCGACGAACGTTGTGGTGCCCGAGGTTGCGGTGATCACCAGCATTGGGTTCGACCACCAAGAATTCCTCGGCCGCTCGCTGGCTTCGATTGCAGCGGAGAAGGCGGGCATCATCAAGCCGGGCGTTCCCGTGGTTGTTGGCAGAGTCCCCCCCGAGGCGGAGGTTGTGATCTTGCAGCGGGCGCGAGCCCAGGGCGCTCGAGTTTGGCGGGCAGGAACGGACTTCGACTGGTCAGGCACGGATCGCTGTTGGTCGTTCCGTGGACCGCGGGGCGAACTGACCAACGTTACCCTTGCCCTGCGTGGTTGGCACCAGTGCGGCAATGCCGCGGTGGCAGTGGCGGCAGCTCAAGCCCTGCCTGAAGCGCTGCAGTGGTCTCCATATGTTTGGCGGGCCGGTCTGGAGGGTGTGCATTGGCCAGGCCGCTTGGAGGTCGTGGGTGAAAATCCGTTGGTGATTCTCGACGGAGCTCATAACCTCGACGGGGTTCGGGCTTTGCTGACGGCATTGCCAGAATGTACCCAAGGACGCCGTGTGCACTTGCTCTTCGGCGTCATGGCAGACAAGGATTGGCCCGAAATGGTCGAGCTTCTCGCCCCTCACGTGGCGAGCGTCATCGTCACCCGCCCGCTTCCCCGTCGTAGCGCGGACCCGGAGCGGGTGGCCTCGGTATGGCGTGAACGAACGCAGGTTCGTGTAGAAGAGGATCCGCGCCGCGCCTTCGAAGGCTTGCTCGCTACCGTCGATCCAGGCGACGCTATTTTGGTTACCGGTTCTTTGTTTTTGGTCGGGGCGGTACGATCGCTCACCGCTGTGGGCGAGCGGGCTTGGGAAGGGCTGGCGAACGCGCGCGCGGGCGTATGA
- the trpA gene encoding tryptophan synthase subunit alpha: protein MNRIDRVFDALRAQGEVALVPFLTLGDPDLETTLLLMRKVEEAGADLIELGVPFSDPTADGPVLQHSLEIGLRAGATLPRALEVVQEFRRHSDTPIVLYGYYNPIFRYGLEAFARDAARAGVDGLLVVDLPPDEAGELLQWTRPAGIHFVCLLAPTSGPERVQVVLQHAAGFIYYVSVTGVTGVKPVQPWEVRPVVLSLRERTALPIGVGFGISTAEQAAAVAEFADAVVVGSAIMRLVDQHRGSRGLADEVTSFVRRLKSAVKDVRRSIAATS from the coding sequence TTGAATCGCATCGATCGAGTTTTTGACGCGCTGCGCGCCCAGGGCGAGGTGGCTCTCGTTCCATTTCTGACGTTGGGAGACCCGGACCTGGAAACCACCCTCCTCCTGATGCGCAAGGTAGAAGAGGCCGGGGCAGATTTGATCGAGCTCGGGGTGCCGTTTTCGGACCCGACTGCCGATGGCCCAGTGTTGCAGCACTCGCTGGAGATCGGGCTACGTGCAGGAGCCACATTGCCCCGCGCTCTCGAAGTCGTGCAGGAATTTCGCCGGCATTCGGATACGCCGATCGTCTTATACGGCTACTACAACCCAATCTTTCGCTACGGCCTGGAAGCTTTCGCACGCGATGCTGCGCGTGCGGGCGTCGATGGCTTGCTGGTGGTCGACCTGCCGCCAGACGAAGCGGGTGAGTTGTTGCAGTGGACGCGTCCGGCCGGCATCCACTTTGTTTGTTTGCTGGCACCGACTAGCGGGCCGGAACGCGTGCAGGTGGTTTTGCAGCACGCCGCTGGGTTCATTTACTACGTTTCCGTTACGGGTGTCACCGGGGTAAAGCCCGTGCAGCCTTGGGAGGTACGGCCCGTCGTCTTATCTCTGCGCGAGCGCACGGCTCTTCCCATTGGTGTGGGGTTCGGGATTTCTACGGCGGAACAAGCGGCGGCGGTAGCAGAGTTTGCTGACGCAGTCGTTGTGGGAAGTGCGATTATGCGCTTGGTGGACCAACACCGCGGAAGTCGGGGATTGGCCGATGAAGTGACGAGTTTTGTGCGCCGACTGAAAAGTGCAGTCAAGGATGTACGGCGTTCCATAGCGGCAACATCTTGA
- the trpB gene encoding tryptophan synthase subunit beta — protein sequence MQNLPDRRGHFGIFGGRYVAETLMPALIELERAYRRIARDRSFRQELQAYLRDYAGRETPLYFAERLTAKLGGAKIYLKREDLCHTGSHKINNALGQALLARRMGKQRLIAETGAGQHGVATATVAALLGFPCEVFMGSGDVQRQSLNVFRMKLLGAQVRAVSAGSATLKDAINEALRDWVTHVETTYYLVGSTMSAHPYPMIVRDFQSVIGKETRRQILRREGRLPDYLIACVGGGSNAMGLFYPFLDDPDVRLVGVEGGGKGLHTGEHAASISAGTIGILHGKKTYILQDEMGQIRPAHSISAGLDYPGVGPEHAYLHFTGRAQYVAVTDDDALEAFQLLSQCEGIIPALESAHAVAYAAKLAPTLARDQIIVVNLSGRGDKDMGTVAQALGVTL from the coding sequence ATGCAAAATCTGCCTGACCGGCGGGGGCACTTCGGAATTTTTGGCGGGCGGTATGTGGCGGAAACGCTCATGCCGGCGCTCATTGAGCTCGAGCGGGCGTACCGACGGATCGCACGTGATCGGAGCTTTCGCCAAGAATTGCAAGCTTACCTGCGCGATTACGCGGGCCGGGAGACGCCCCTGTATTTCGCCGAACGACTCACCGCCAAGCTCGGAGGGGCGAAGATTTATCTCAAACGAGAGGACTTGTGTCACACCGGCTCGCACAAGATCAATAACGCGCTCGGGCAGGCATTGTTGGCCCGCCGGATGGGCAAGCAACGCCTGATTGCCGAGACCGGCGCTGGCCAGCACGGCGTGGCCACGGCAACGGTGGCGGCTTTGTTGGGGTTCCCCTGTGAAGTATTTATGGGCAGCGGGGATGTTCAGCGGCAGTCCCTCAACGTGTTTCGGATGAAACTCTTGGGTGCGCAGGTTCGTGCGGTTTCTGCGGGTAGCGCCACGCTCAAAGACGCCATCAATGAAGCCCTCCGGGATTGGGTGACTCATGTCGAGACGACCTATTATTTGGTCGGATCGACGATGTCGGCCCATCCCTACCCGATGATCGTGCGTGACTTTCAATCGGTCATTGGCAAAGAGACCCGCCGCCAAATCCTGCGGCGCGAAGGCCGCTTGCCGGACTACCTGATTGCCTGTGTGGGTGGCGGAAGCAATGCGATGGGACTCTTTTACCCCTTTCTCGACGATCCCGACGTGCGACTCGTGGGCGTGGAAGGCGGGGGCAAGGGTTTGCACACGGGAGAGCACGCCGCGTCCATCAGTGCCGGGACCATTGGAATTTTGCACGGGAAGAAAACCTACATTTTGCAGGATGAGATGGGTCAAATTCGGCCTGCACACTCCATTTCGGCTGGTTTGGACTACCCCGGAGTCGGGCCCGAGCACGCGTATCTGCACTTCACGGGTCGGGCGCAGTACGTCGCGGTCACCGACGACGACGCCTTGGAGGCCTTCCAACTGCTCTCGCAATGCGAGGGGATCATTCCGGCGTTGGAGAGCGCGCACGCGGTTGCTTATGCGGCGAAACTGGCGCCGACGCTGGCCCGCGATCAGATCATCGTGGTCAACCTGTCTGGCCGTGGGGACAAGGATATGGGCACCGTAGCGCAGGCACTGGGGGTGACGCTGTGA
- a CDS encoding phosphoribosylanthranilate isomerase: MVVVKICGVTRPEDAMAAAEAGADWIGLNFYPRSPRFVTKDRACEILAAVPSHVQVVGVFVGATRDEVEETAASLELDLLQFHGDEPPDYCTGWRWPVIKAIRLRTREDWERARSYPVDFLLIDAHVPGQFGGTGETADWMEIARLPVEQPLILAGGLRAENVAQAVRVVRPFAVDVASGVESSPGVKDADALRRFVQNAKSA; the protein is encoded by the coding sequence ATGGTCGTGGTCAAAATTTGCGGTGTCACAAGGCCTGAGGATGCGATGGCTGCTGCGGAAGCAGGAGCAGATTGGATCGGGCTAAATTTTTACCCGCGGAGCCCGCGGTTTGTGACCAAGGATCGAGCTTGCGAGATTCTCGCCGCTGTCCCCTCGCACGTGCAGGTCGTGGGCGTGTTCGTCGGAGCCACGCGGGATGAAGTGGAGGAAACGGCGGCGAGCCTGGAGCTCGACCTCTTGCAGTTCCACGGGGACGAGCCGCCGGACTACTGCACCGGATGGCGGTGGCCGGTGATTAAAGCGATCCGCCTGCGCACGCGAGAGGATTGGGAGAGGGCCCGCAGTTACCCCGTCGATTTCCTGTTGATCGATGCACATGTGCCAGGTCAGTTCGGCGGCACGGGAGAAACTGCCGACTGGATGGAGATTGCGCGCTTGCCGGTGGAGCAACCGTTGATTCTGGCTGGTGGATTGCGTGCGGAAAACGTCGCCCAAGCCGTGCGCGTGGTTCGTCCGTTTGCCGTCGATGTCGCCAGTGGTGTGGAAAGCAGTCCGGGCGTGAAAGATGCGGACGCCTTAAGGAGGTTCGTTCAGAATGCAAAATCTGCCTGA
- the trpC gene encoding indole-3-glycerol phosphate synthase TrpC, which produces MILDRILEAKRAELADTKQRVPLAELTQVALYHEPRRDFVGALQRQRAIIAEVKQASPSRGVMRQDFNPVGLARAYEAGGAAAISVLTETQFFLGHLQHLQAIRRAVRLPLLRKDFLFDPYQLHEARAYGADAVLLIVRALATDLLRELIEGATALGLAALVEVHGEGELEVALAAGARLIGVNNRDLGTFVTSLGVTERVAARVRHQDGLILVAESGIDSRDDIERLERAGVHAFLIGEALVRANDPAAKLAALLA; this is translated from the coding sequence ATGATTCTCGATCGTATTCTGGAAGCCAAACGCGCGGAGTTGGCGGACACAAAGCAGCGTGTGCCGCTCGCAGAGCTGACCCAGGTTGCGTTGTACCACGAACCGCGGCGGGATTTCGTAGGGGCTTTGCAACGGCAGCGTGCAATCATCGCGGAGGTAAAACAGGCGTCGCCCTCTAGGGGTGTGATGCGACAGGATTTTAACCCCGTGGGGCTCGCGCGCGCATACGAGGCTGGTGGGGCAGCGGCGATATCGGTGCTGACCGAAACCCAGTTTTTCCTCGGGCATTTGCAGCACCTGCAGGCAATCCGCCGAGCGGTGCGGCTACCGCTGTTGCGCAAGGATTTTCTGTTCGACCCCTACCAGTTACACGAAGCGCGTGCGTATGGCGCGGATGCGGTGTTGCTGATTGTGCGAGCGCTCGCGACCGATCTGTTGCGTGAGCTCATTGAAGGGGCGACGGCCTTAGGACTTGCTGCGCTCGTCGAGGTCCATGGCGAAGGAGAATTGGAGGTTGCCCTGGCGGCTGGAGCTCGGTTGATCGGCGTCAATAACCGCGACCTGGGAACGTTTGTTACCTCGTTGGGCGTCACCGAGCGGGTGGCGGCGCGAGTTCGGCACCAAGACGGCTTGATTCTTGTTGCAGAAAGCGGGATCGACAGCCGGGACGACATTGAGCGCTTGGAGCGTGCGGGGGTGCACGCATTTCTGATCGGGGAAGCACTGGTACGGGCGAACGACCCCGCGGCCAAACTTGCCGCGTTGTTGGCCTGA